A section of the Streptomyces sp. SCL15-4 genome encodes:
- a CDS encoding DUF5914 domain-containing protein yields MSRRRRLPLSLRRHAVPWEGQRPTWREARPGLIAGALKRAQARPSGNWYVVGASRALRGNGKLARTVAGREIVVWRGPDGRPVGGPGICPHLGAPLRDSPVRCGTLVCHWHGLALDGGPYAGWSPLPVYDDGVLVWARLDAVGGEEPLDAPVVPPRPEPARAVTAVYTGVGVCEPEDVVANRLDPWHGAWLHPYSFVDLTVVDTPGDPAGATDDGPDALTVDVSFKVAGRLVVPVRAVFTAPGPRTVVMRVTEGEGAGSVVETHATPLGPDGAGRPRTAVVEAVVAASPRPGFAAARRTAPLLRPLLRATAGRLWRDDLAYAERRWHLRSTGRFPG; encoded by the coding sequence GTGAGCCGCCGCCGTCGCCTGCCACTGTCGCTGCGCCGCCATGCCGTGCCCTGGGAAGGACAGCGGCCCACCTGGCGCGAGGCACGGCCCGGGCTGATCGCCGGGGCGCTGAAGCGGGCGCAGGCCCGCCCGTCCGGGAACTGGTACGTCGTCGGCGCCTCCCGCGCCCTGCGAGGCAACGGCAAACTGGCGCGGACCGTGGCCGGGCGGGAGATCGTGGTGTGGCGGGGGCCCGACGGCCGCCCCGTCGGCGGACCGGGCATCTGCCCGCACCTGGGAGCACCGCTGCGGGACAGTCCCGTGCGCTGCGGCACGCTGGTGTGCCACTGGCACGGACTGGCTCTGGACGGCGGTCCGTACGCGGGCTGGTCGCCGCTGCCGGTGTACGACGACGGGGTGCTGGTGTGGGCGCGGCTGGACGCGGTGGGCGGCGAGGAGCCCCTGGACGCGCCGGTCGTACCGCCCCGGCCCGAGCCCGCGCGCGCTGTGACGGCCGTCTACACCGGCGTGGGCGTCTGTGAGCCGGAGGACGTGGTCGCCAACCGGCTCGATCCGTGGCACGGCGCGTGGTTGCACCCCTACTCGTTCGTCGACCTGACCGTGGTGGACACTCCCGGTGACCCGGCCGGCGCGACGGACGACGGCCCGGACGCCCTGACCGTCGACGTGTCCTTCAAGGTGGCGGGCCGACTGGTCGTGCCGGTCCGCGCCGTCTTCACCGCGCCCGGCCCCCGCACGGTCGTCATGCGCGTCACCGAGGGCGAGGGCGCGGGCTCCGTCGTGGAGACCCACGCCACCCCGCTCGGCCCGGACGGGGCCGGCCGGCCCCGCACCGCCGTCGTCGAGGCGGTGGTCGCCGCCTCGCCCCGCCCGGGCTTCGCCGCCGCCCGCCGGACCGCACCGCTGCTGCGCCCGCTGCTCCGTGCCACGGCCGGCCGGTTGTGGCGGGACGACCTGGCCTACGCCGAACGGCGCTGGCACCTGCGGTCCACCGGCCGCTTCCCGGGCTGA
- a CDS encoding phytoene/squalene synthase family protein, with translation MTDRELDAAGIDDPALRAAYRHCRALNARHGRTYFLATRLLPAERRPAVHALYGFARWADDIVDSLDPGAGTDVRVRALARLQEELAQGLRRGDGGEPVVRALADTARRYAIDHAHFRDFMTAMRSDLVVTSYPTYADLRAYMHGSAAVIGLQMLPVLGTVVPREEAAPYAAALGVAFQLSNFLRDVGEDLDRGRVYLPADLLAGHGVDRELLAFSRATGRPDRRITAALREFEALTRGVYREAMPGIELLEPVARPCIRTAAVLYGGILDAVARDGYTVLHRRSVVPRRRRAVVAADGLARLATARLRARTTPPHRSAPSSRASRASRGLPGASRPPATAVRSAGEVV, from the coding sequence ATGACCGATCGAGAGCTGGACGCGGCGGGGATCGACGATCCGGCGCTGCGCGCGGCCTACCGCCACTGCCGCGCCCTCAACGCCCGGCACGGCAGGACCTACTTCCTCGCCACCCGGCTGCTGCCCGCCGAGCGCCGGCCCGCCGTGCACGCCCTGTACGGCTTCGCCCGCTGGGCCGACGACATCGTCGACTCGCTCGATCCCGGCGCCGGAACGGACGTACGGGTGCGGGCCCTGGCCCGGCTCCAGGAGGAGCTGGCGCAGGGACTGCGGCGGGGCGACGGTGGCGAGCCGGTGGTGCGCGCGCTCGCCGACACCGCCCGCCGCTACGCCATCGACCACGCCCACTTCCGGGACTTCATGACCGCCATGCGCTCCGACCTGGTCGTGACGTCCTATCCCACCTACGCGGACCTGCGCGCGTACATGCACGGCTCGGCCGCGGTGATCGGGCTCCAGATGCTGCCCGTGCTCGGCACGGTGGTGCCGCGGGAGGAGGCCGCGCCGTACGCCGCGGCGCTCGGCGTCGCCTTCCAGCTGAGCAACTTCCTGCGGGACGTCGGCGAGGACCTGGACCGCGGGCGCGTCTATCTGCCCGCCGACCTGCTCGCCGGTCACGGCGTGGACCGGGAACTGCTGGCCTTCAGCCGCGCCACGGGCCGCCCGGACCGCCGGATCACCGCCGCGCTCAGGGAGTTCGAGGCGCTGACCCGCGGCGTGTACCGGGAGGCGATGCCCGGCATCGAACTGCTCGAACCGGTGGCCCGGCCCTGCATCCGCACCGCGGCCGTCCTGTACGGCGGCATCCTGGACGCCGTGGCCCGCGACGGCTACACCGTGCTGCACCGGCGGTCGGTGGTGCCGCGGCGGCGCAGAGCGGTGGTCGCCGCCGACGGGCTCGCCCGGCTGGCGACGGCCCGGCTGCGGGCCCGGACCACTCCCCCGCACCGGTCGGCTCCCTCCTCCCGGGCCTCTCGGGCCTCCCGCGGCCTGCCCGGTGCCTCGCGCCCGCCGGCGACGGCCGTCCGCTCCGCCGGGGAAGTCGTGTGA
- a CDS encoding carbohydrate ABC transporter permease codes for MTAATHETAAAPEETVPLPAAVRRTRRVRGREERGLGASVALHATLILATVIAAFPVVWVFFISLGPKNAWQEPGEVLSHLGFHNYSDVLAHSDLLQWFLNTVIVAAGTTALGVFLAATAGYAVSRMRFPGSRQLMWVFLVTQMFPSIVLIVPLYLLMADLHLLDNYLGLILAYATTAVPFCAWMMKGYFDTIPKEIDEAGRVDGLTPIGTFWRLIVPLARPGLAVTAFYSFLTAWGEVAYATQFMQSDHYTLAVGIRTFAQDQRPDWAWTSATAIIITIPAALVFMLVQRSLVSGLTAGGTKS; via the coding sequence ATGACCGCAGCAACGCACGAGACCGCCGCCGCGCCCGAGGAGACCGTCCCGCTCCCCGCCGCCGTCCGCCGGACCCGCAGGGTGCGCGGCCGGGAGGAACGAGGGCTCGGCGCCTCCGTGGCCCTGCACGCCACCCTGATCCTCGCCACCGTGATCGCGGCCTTCCCCGTGGTATGGGTGTTCTTCATCTCCCTGGGCCCGAAGAACGCCTGGCAGGAGCCGGGCGAGGTGCTGTCGCATCTCGGCTTCCACAACTACAGCGACGTACTGGCCCATTCGGACCTGCTGCAGTGGTTCCTGAACACCGTCATCGTGGCGGCCGGCACCACGGCACTGGGCGTCTTCCTCGCCGCGACCGCCGGCTACGCCGTGTCCCGGATGCGGTTCCCGGGCAGCCGGCAGCTGATGTGGGTCTTCCTGGTCACCCAGATGTTCCCCAGCATCGTGCTCATCGTGCCGCTGTACCTGCTCATGGCCGACCTGCACCTGCTCGACAACTACCTCGGACTGATCCTGGCCTACGCGACCACGGCGGTGCCGTTCTGCGCCTGGATGATGAAGGGCTACTTCGACACCATCCCGAAGGAGATAGACGAGGCCGGACGAGTGGACGGCCTGACTCCCATCGGCACCTTCTGGCGTCTGATCGTGCCGCTGGCCCGGCCCGGTCTCGCGGTGACGGCCTTCTACAGCTTCCTCACCGCGTGGGGCGAGGTCGCGTACGCGACGCAGTTCATGCAGTCCGACCACTACACGCTCGCCGTCGGCATCCGCACCTTCGCCCAGGACCAGCGGCCCGACTGGGCGTGGACGTCGGCCACCGCGATCATCATCACCATCCCGGCCGCCCTCGTGTTCATGCTCGTGCAGCGCAGCCTCGTCTCCGGACTGACGGCCGGCGGCACCAAGTCATGA
- a CDS encoding extracellular solute-binding protein, with amino-acid sequence MRRGISIAAAVTVVALTASACGGSGGDSSSKPKDPKDISGTITYWDTSDAATEAPTYKALIKQFENKYPKIKVDYQNVPFTDIEQKFKSAAKSGKGAPDVVRTDVGLMAEYAELGYIAPLDGTPALKDTGDFSSVPLNTAKYKGKTYGVPSVTDTLGLLYNKKLLKQAGIAEPPATWDEFITDAKTIKQKTGAYGTYLNPDSYFLLPLLYSNGADLADPSAKKITINDGAAVKALTTAKKINDEASMKVDFANAYQNMQAAFKNGKVAMLIQGPWSVGDDLSGTAFKGDEKNLGFAPVPAGAGGKAQAPTGGHNLTVYQGSGNLDASYLFTQFMTSTPSQIEIAKGTGTLPTRKSAYTSEVTGDAKIAGFQPLLEKTARARVALPQAGSLFTPLAQNYVKILQGDESVQGGLDTTAKEFQKLLKGFSIG; translated from the coding sequence ATGCGACGTGGCATATCGATCGCCGCCGCGGTCACCGTGGTCGCCCTCACCGCTTCCGCCTGCGGTGGCTCGGGTGGCGACTCATCGAGCAAGCCGAAGGACCCCAAGGACATCTCCGGGACGATCACGTACTGGGACACCTCGGACGCCGCGACCGAGGCCCCGACGTACAAGGCCCTCATCAAGCAGTTCGAGAACAAGTACCCGAAGATCAAGGTGGACTACCAGAACGTCCCGTTCACCGACATCGAGCAGAAGTTCAAGTCCGCCGCCAAGAGCGGCAAGGGCGCACCGGACGTCGTCCGCACCGACGTGGGTCTGATGGCCGAGTACGCCGAGCTGGGCTACATCGCCCCGCTCGACGGCACCCCGGCCCTGAAGGACACCGGCGACTTCAGCTCCGTTCCGCTGAACACGGCCAAGTACAAGGGCAAGACCTACGGCGTCCCGTCGGTCACCGACACCCTGGGCCTGCTGTACAACAAGAAGCTCCTGAAGCAGGCCGGCATCGCCGAACCCCCGGCCACCTGGGACGAGTTCATCACCGACGCCAAGACCATCAAGCAGAAGACGGGGGCCTACGGCACCTACCTGAACCCCGACTCCTACTTCCTGCTCCCGCTGCTCTACAGCAACGGCGCGGACCTGGCCGACCCCTCGGCCAAGAAGATCACCATCAACGACGGTGCCGCCGTCAAGGCCCTGACCACCGCGAAGAAGATCAACGACGAGGCGTCGATGAAGGTCGACTTCGCGAACGCCTACCAGAACATGCAGGCCGCCTTCAAGAACGGCAAGGTCGCCATGCTGATCCAGGGCCCCTGGTCGGTCGGCGACGACCTGAGCGGCACGGCGTTCAAGGGCGACGAGAAGAACCTCGGCTTCGCGCCCGTCCCGGCCGGCGCCGGCGGCAAGGCCCAGGCCCCGACCGGCGGCCACAACCTCACCGTGTACCAGGGCTCGGGCAATCTGGACGCCAGCTACCTGTTCACGCAGTTCATGACCTCGACGCCGAGCCAGATCGAGATCGCCAAGGGGACCGGCACCCTGCCGACCCGCAAGTCCGCCTACACCAGCGAGGTCACCGGGGACGCCAAGATCGCCGGCTTCCAGCCCCTCCTGGAGAAGACGGCACGCGCACGCGTGGCCCTGCCGCAGGCCGGTTCGCTCTTCACCCCGCTGGCGCAGAACTACGTGAAGATCCTCCAGGGCGACGAGTCGGTCCAAGGCGGCCTCGACACCACCGCCAAGGAGTTCCAGAAGCTCCTGAAAGGCTTCTCCATCGGCTGA
- a CDS encoding glycoside hydrolase family 13 protein: MTQHVTDTVAHEAPALASPDREWWRDAVIYQVYPRSFADSNGDGIGDLPGIRARLPYLKKLGVDAVWLSPFYASPQADGGYDVADYRAVDPMFGTLTDAYDLVRDAHALGLRIIVDLVPNHCSDQHEWFKQALREGPGSPLRDRFHFRPGKGTEGELPPNDWESIFGGPAWTRVTEPDGTPGEWYLHLFAPEQPDFNWDHPAVHDEFRSILRFWLDLGVDGFRVDVAHGLVKAAGLPDVGHDEQVKLLGTRPVPYFDQDGVHDIYRGWRRILDEYHGERIAVAEAWTPTVERSALYLRPDELHQAFNFDYLGTGWDAAGLREVVDRSLRAMNAVHAPATWVLSNHDVVRHATRLADGDPARGLRRARAATLLMLGLPGSAYIYQGEELGLPEVVDLPDEVRQDPAFFRTTGQDGTRDGCRVPIPWSGQVPPYGFGPVEGGPTWLPQPADWTHLTVEAQEGDAASTLEFYRRALAIRREHPALGAGRQITWLDAPEGVLAFRRDSEHGSFICTVNFTAAPVTLTTPGTLLLAGADVEPGAGTTALPGECAVWWAA, from the coding sequence ATGACCCAGCACGTCACCGACACAGTCGCCCACGAAGCCCCCGCCCTCGCCTCCCCGGACCGGGAGTGGTGGCGCGACGCGGTCATCTACCAGGTGTATCCGCGCAGTTTCGCCGACAGCAACGGCGACGGAATCGGCGACCTGCCCGGCATCCGCGCACGGCTGCCCTACCTGAAGAAGCTCGGTGTCGACGCCGTGTGGCTGTCGCCGTTCTACGCCTCGCCGCAGGCCGACGGAGGGTACGACGTCGCCGACTACCGGGCCGTGGACCCCATGTTCGGCACCCTCACCGACGCCTACGACCTGGTGCGCGACGCCCACGCGCTGGGGCTGCGGATCATCGTCGACCTGGTGCCCAACCACTGCTCCGACCAGCACGAGTGGTTCAAGCAGGCCCTGCGCGAGGGGCCCGGCTCTCCTCTCCGGGACCGCTTCCACTTCCGGCCGGGCAAGGGCACCGAGGGCGAACTGCCGCCCAACGACTGGGAGTCCATCTTCGGCGGCCCCGCCTGGACCCGGGTCACCGAACCCGACGGCACCCCGGGCGAGTGGTACCTGCACCTCTTCGCGCCCGAACAGCCCGACTTCAACTGGGACCACCCCGCCGTCCACGACGAGTTCCGCTCCATCCTGCGGTTCTGGCTGGACCTGGGCGTCGACGGCTTCCGCGTCGACGTGGCACACGGCCTGGTCAAGGCGGCCGGCCTGCCGGACGTCGGCCACGACGAGCAGGTCAAGCTGCTCGGCACGCGGCCGGTACCGTACTTCGACCAGGACGGCGTGCACGACATCTACCGCGGCTGGCGGCGCATCCTCGACGAGTACCACGGCGAACGCATCGCCGTCGCCGAGGCATGGACCCCGACCGTGGAGCGCAGCGCCCTGTACCTGCGACCGGACGAGCTGCACCAGGCCTTCAACTTCGACTACCTGGGCACCGGCTGGGACGCGGCCGGACTGCGCGAGGTCGTCGACCGCTCGCTGCGCGCCATGAACGCCGTACACGCGCCGGCGACCTGGGTGCTGTCCAACCACGACGTGGTGCGGCACGCCACGCGACTCGCGGACGGAGACCCGGCGCGCGGCCTGCGCCGGGCCCGCGCGGCGACCCTGCTGATGCTGGGACTGCCCGGCTCGGCCTACATCTACCAGGGCGAGGAACTCGGCCTGCCCGAGGTCGTCGACCTGCCCGACGAGGTGCGACAGGACCCCGCGTTCTTCCGCACCACGGGCCAGGACGGCACCCGTGACGGCTGCAGGGTGCCGATCCCGTGGTCCGGCCAGGTTCCGCCGTACGGCTTCGGTCCCGTCGAGGGCGGCCCGACCTGGCTGCCGCAGCCGGCGGACTGGACACACCTGACCGTCGAGGCGCAGGAGGGCGACGCGGCCTCCACGCTGGAGTTCTACCGCAGGGCACTCGCCATCCGCCGCGAGCACCCGGCGCTGGGCGCGGGCCGCCAGATCACCTGGCTGGACGCTCCGGAAGGAGTCCTGGCCTTCCGCCGCGACAGCGAGCACGGCTCCTTCATCTGCACGGTCAACTTCACCGCCGCCCCCGTCACGCTGACCACGCCCGGCACGCTGCTGCTCGCCGGTGCCGACGTGGAGCCGGGCGCCGGTACGACAGCACTGCCCGGGGAGTGCGCCGTCTGGTGGGCAGCCTGA
- a CDS encoding LacI family DNA-binding transcriptional regulator gives MTIRLADIAAQAGVSEATVSRVLNGKPSVASGTRQAVLAALDVLGYERPVRLRQRSEGLVGLITPELDNPIFPALAQVIGQALTRQGYTPVLATQTPGGSTEDELTEMLVDRAVAGIIYVSGLHADTTADTGRYAELRAQGVPFVLVDGFSAKVQAPFISPDDRAAMTLAVAHLASLGHTRIGLAVGPRRFVPVQRKIEGFVRAVQEQLGLSPDMTESTLIQHSLYSLEGGQAAAAALIERGCTAVVCASDMMALGAIRAARQRGMEVPRDFSVVGFDDSPLIAFTDPPLTTIRKPVPAMGQAAVRTLLEEVGGTPAPHSEFVFMPELVVRGSTASRPKLRHNAA, from the coding sequence GTGACGATCCGGCTCGCCGACATCGCCGCACAGGCCGGGGTGAGCGAGGCGACCGTCAGCCGGGTCCTCAACGGAAAACCGAGCGTCGCCTCCGGCACCCGCCAGGCCGTGCTCGCCGCACTGGACGTGCTGGGCTACGAACGCCCGGTACGGCTGCGGCAGCGCAGCGAGGGCCTGGTCGGCCTCATCACCCCCGAGCTGGACAACCCCATCTTCCCGGCGCTCGCACAGGTCATCGGACAGGCCCTCACCCGGCAGGGCTACACCCCGGTGCTCGCCACCCAGACACCCGGCGGGTCCACGGAGGACGAACTCACCGAGATGCTCGTGGACCGCGCGGTGGCCGGCATCATCTACGTCTCCGGACTGCACGCGGACACCACCGCCGACACCGGGCGCTACGCCGAGCTGCGCGCCCAGGGTGTGCCGTTCGTGCTCGTGGACGGCTTCTCGGCGAAGGTGCAGGCCCCGTTCATCTCGCCCGACGACCGCGCGGCGATGACCCTGGCGGTGGCCCACCTGGCCTCCCTGGGCCACACCCGCATCGGCCTGGCCGTCGGGCCCCGGCGCTTCGTGCCCGTGCAGCGCAAGATCGAGGGCTTCGTCCGCGCGGTACAGGAGCAGCTGGGTCTGTCGCCGGACATGACCGAGTCGACGCTGATCCAGCACTCCCTCTACAGCCTGGAGGGCGGCCAGGCCGCCGCCGCGGCCCTGATCGAGCGGGGCTGTACGGCGGTGGTCTGTGCCAGCGACATGATGGCGCTCGGAGCGATACGGGCGGCCCGGCAGCGCGGCATGGAGGTCCCCCGGGACTTCTCCGTCGTCGGCTTCGACGACTCGCCCCTGATCGCCTTCACCGACCCGCCCCTGACCACGATCCGCAAACCCGTGCCCGCGATGGGCCAGGCCGCGGTGCGCACGCTGCTGGAAGAGGTCGGCGGCACTCCCGCGCCGCACAGCGAGTTCGTGTTCATGCCGGAGCTGGTGGTACGCGGCTCCACGGCGTCGAGGCCCAAGCTACGCCACAACGCCGCCTGA
- a CDS encoding carbohydrate ABC transporter permease has product MTTATSTGTTDETARDHRKPHRPRGTAFRRAWDRYWYAWAMVAPVAIVIALLVLYPLGYGFYQSLTDANESNVATTIGAFHRPATYEFVGLDNYWHVLSGADGDFYPRLAWTVVWTVSCVVLQVGLGMGLAVLLNRKMRLRGFYRAMLILPWAVPSFIGVFAWRLMLNSQYGVFNEIIQAFGLPAQNWLGSPLSQKIAVIMVNVWIGIPFNMVAVLGGLQSIPKELYEAAEMDGASPWQRFLNVTLPGLRPVSNTVILLGCIWTFNMFNVIYLLLGNNTTGDTDILVTFAFHKAFNGVSDYAGAATYGIIILALLLAFSTFYRRSTLKSEQA; this is encoded by the coding sequence ATGACGACCGCAACGAGCACCGGAACGACCGACGAGACAGCCCGTGACCACCGCAAACCGCACCGACCACGTGGTACGGCGTTCAGACGCGCATGGGACAGGTACTGGTACGCCTGGGCCATGGTGGCCCCGGTGGCCATCGTCATCGCCCTGCTGGTGCTGTATCCGCTCGGATACGGCTTCTACCAGTCGCTGACCGACGCGAACGAGTCCAACGTCGCCACCACCATCGGCGCCTTCCACCGTCCCGCCACATACGAGTTCGTCGGTCTCGACAACTACTGGCACGTCCTGTCGGGCGCGGACGGCGACTTCTACCCGCGGCTGGCGTGGACGGTCGTGTGGACGGTGTCCTGCGTCGTCCTGCAGGTCGGTCTCGGCATGGGGCTCGCGGTGCTGCTCAACCGCAAGATGCGCCTGCGGGGTTTCTACCGCGCGATGCTGATCCTGCCGTGGGCCGTCCCGTCGTTCATCGGCGTCTTCGCCTGGCGGCTGATGCTCAACTCCCAGTACGGCGTGTTCAACGAGATCATCCAGGCGTTCGGCCTGCCCGCGCAGAACTGGCTCGGCTCCCCGCTGTCCCAGAAGATCGCCGTCATCATGGTCAACGTCTGGATCGGCATCCCCTTCAACATGGTCGCCGTGCTCGGCGGACTCCAGTCGATCCCCAAGGAGTTGTACGAGGCGGCCGAGATGGACGGCGCCTCGCCCTGGCAGCGCTTCCTCAACGTCACCCTGCCCGGACTGCGCCCGGTGTCGAACACCGTGATCCTGCTGGGCTGCATCTGGACGTTCAACATGTTCAACGTCATCTATCTGCTGCTGGGCAACAACACCACCGGCGACACGGACATCCTCGTCACCTTCGCCTTCCACAAGGCGTTCAACGGCGTCTCGGACTACGCGGGAGCGGCGACCTACGGGATCATCATCCTCGCTCTCCTGCTCGCCTTCTCGACCTTCTACCGCCGCAGCACCCTGAAGTCCGAGCAGGCGTAA
- the crtI gene encoding phytoene desaturase family protein, with translation MTRTVPGRTDHVVVVGAGLAGLSAALHLLGAGRRVTVVEREELPGGRAGRLDLAGYRIDTGPTVLTMPDLADEAFAAVGDSLYERVELIPLHPAYRACFADGSSLDVHSGADAMAAEVERFAGAAEAAGYRRLRDWLQRLYAAQVRRFIDANFDSPLGLLRSDLARLAALGGFGRLDARIGRFLSDERLRRVFSFQALYAGVPPARALAAYAVIAYMDTVAGVYFPRGGMHALPRAMAEAAATAGAELRFGQPVIRLERSGERVTAVVTDAGRIPCDAVVLTPDLPVAYRLLGRRPRRPRGLRHSPSAVVLHAGTDRTWPRLAHHTISFGAAWHRTFDELTRSGNLMSDPSLLVTRPTATDPSLAPPGRHLHYILAPCPNTDIGPDAAAWSDLGPRYRDTLLRELERRGLDGIEAAIEEECLVTPADWHAHGHAAGTPFSVAHTFAQTGPFRPRNLVRGTENAVLAGCGTTPGVGVPTVLLSGKLAAARVTGVPGRGGSHPRPCPATTLQERVDAPAGTGFRAGRQEPAAAARAHEEPPRRRTAAQEPPASPAAARQSPPPGSLPAGPTAPATEGRTG, from the coding sequence GTGACCCGCACGGTGCCCGGTCGCACGGACCACGTGGTGGTCGTCGGCGCCGGACTCGCCGGGCTGTCGGCGGCGCTGCACCTGCTGGGCGCCGGACGGCGGGTCACGGTGGTCGAGCGCGAGGAGCTGCCCGGCGGCCGGGCCGGACGCCTCGACCTGGCCGGTTACCGGATCGACACCGGGCCGACCGTGCTGACCATGCCCGACCTGGCCGACGAGGCGTTCGCCGCCGTCGGCGACAGCCTGTACGAGCGGGTCGAGCTGATCCCCCTGCACCCGGCCTACCGGGCCTGCTTCGCGGACGGCAGCAGCCTCGACGTGCACAGCGGCGCGGACGCGATGGCCGCGGAGGTGGAGCGGTTCGCCGGGGCGGCCGAGGCGGCGGGCTACCGGCGGCTGCGCGACTGGCTCCAGCGGCTGTACGCGGCGCAGGTGCGCCGCTTCATCGACGCCAACTTCGACTCGCCGCTCGGCCTGCTCCGCTCCGATCTCGCCCGGCTGGCCGCCCTCGGCGGCTTCGGCCGCCTGGACGCCCGCATCGGCCGTTTCCTGAGCGACGAACGGCTGCGCCGGGTGTTCTCCTTCCAGGCCCTGTACGCGGGTGTGCCTCCGGCGCGGGCGCTGGCCGCCTACGCGGTCATCGCCTACATGGACACCGTCGCCGGCGTGTACTTCCCCCGGGGCGGCATGCACGCCCTGCCGCGGGCGATGGCGGAAGCGGCTGCCACGGCCGGTGCCGAGCTGCGGTTCGGACAGCCGGTGATCCGCCTGGAGAGGTCGGGCGAGCGCGTCACCGCCGTCGTCACCGACGCCGGCCGCATCCCGTGCGACGCGGTCGTCCTCACCCCGGACCTGCCCGTCGCCTACCGGCTGCTCGGCCGCCGGCCGCGCAGACCGCGCGGACTGCGCCACTCCCCTTCCGCGGTCGTGCTGCACGCCGGCACGGACCGCACCTGGCCCCGCCTCGCCCACCACACGATCTCCTTCGGCGCGGCGTGGCACCGCACTTTCGACGAACTCACCCGTTCCGGGAACCTGATGAGCGACCCGTCGCTGCTCGTCACCCGCCCCACCGCCACCGATCCCTCTCTCGCGCCACCGGGCCGTCACCTGCACTACATCCTCGCCCCGTGTCCCAACACCGACATCGGCCCGGACGCGGCGGCCTGGTCCGACCTCGGCCCGCGCTACCGGGACACGCTGCTGCGGGAGCTGGAACGGCGCGGACTGGACGGCATCGAGGCCGCCATCGAGGAGGAGTGCCTGGTCACACCGGCCGACTGGCACGCGCACGGGCACGCCGCCGGAACCCCGTTCTCCGTCGCCCACACCTTCGCGCAGACCGGCCCGTTCCGGCCACGCAATCTGGTGCGCGGCACGGAGAACGCGGTCCTGGCCGGCTGCGGCACCACGCCCGGCGTCGGCGTGCCCACCGTCCTGCTCTCGGGGAAGCTGGCCGCGGCCCGCGTCACGGGCGTACCCGGCCGCGGCGGCAGCCACCCGCGCCCCTGTCCGGCCACGACTCTCCAGGAACGCGTCGACGCTCCGGCCGGCACGGGCTTCCGTGCCGGCCGGCAGGAGCCGGCCGCCGCCGCGCGAGCGCACGAGGAGCCTCCCCGCCGCCGCACCGCCGCGCAGGAGCCGCCGGCCTCCCCGGCTGCCGCGCGGCAGTCCCCGCCGCCGGGAAGCCTCCCGGCCGGCCCCACGGCCCCCGCGACCGAAGGCAGGACAGGATGA